CTCGACCGACGCGCCGGTGGTCGTGGCCGACAACCCCGGCTGCCTGATGCAGATCCGTGGTGGCCTGCACGCCCGCCGCAGCCCGGTCCGCGCCCTGCACCTGGCGGAGTTGATCGCGGAGCGGCTGGGGATGTGATGCCCGTCCCGTGCCGGGCCTGCGGAGTGTTGCGAGTTCGACAGCCGTCCGCGTTTACGGACGCGGACGGCTGTCAGTACAATGACCTAGCATGGTAGCCTGGCGAGCGCGATCCGTCGCCGGTATGCTCCGCACGCCGGTGACCTGACTGCCTGCCAGGTGGAGGGAGGGGCGCGGCGTGGAGCCCGCCGCGTGGGACACTCAGCAAAGGAGAACGGGCCGCCATGGCGAGCAACGGCGATAGCCAGACAAAGTACCTGCTCTCGGAAGCGGAGATGCCGACTGCCTGGTACAACCTGCAGGCGGACCTGCCGAACCCGGCGCCGCCGCTGCACCCGGGCACGGGCCAGCCGATCGGGCCGGCTGATCTGGCGCCGCTCTTCCCGATGGCGCTGATCGAGCAGGAGGTCAGCACCGAGCGCTGGATCGAGATCCCGGAGGAGGTCCAGGCGGTTTATCGGCTCTGGCGGCCGACCCCGCTCTACCGGGCGCGCCGGCTGGAGAAGGCGCTCGGGACCCCCGCGCGGATCTTCTACAAGTACGAAGGCACGAGCCCGGCCGGGAGTCACAAGCCCAACACCGCCGTGGCCCAGGCGTACTACAACAAGCAAGAGGGCATCAAGCGGCTGACCACGGAGACCGGGGCCGGGCAGTGGGGCAGCGCGCTGGCGATGGCCTGCGCCTTCTTCGGCCTTGAGCTGAAGGTCTACATGGTCAAGGTCAGCTACGAGCAGAAGCCCTACCGCCGGGCGCTGATGGAAGCCTGGGGCGCCACCTGTGTCCCCAGCCCGAGCACCGACACCGAGTCGGGCCGGCGCATCCTCGCGGCCGATCCCAACTCGCGGGGGAGCCTGGGGATCGCGATCAGCGAGGCGGTGGAGGACGCCGCTTCCCGGGATGACACCCACTACTCGCTCGGCAGCGTGCTCAACCACGTGCTGCTGCACCAGACGGTGATCGGCCAGGAGGCGCAGAAGCAGCTCGCCATGGCCGACGCCGAGCCGGACATCATCATCGGCTGCGCCGGTGGCGGCTCGAACTTCGCCGGGCTGAGCTTCCCCTTCGTGCGCGAGAAGCTGCTGGGGAAGG
This genomic window from Sphaerobacter thermophilus DSM 20745 contains:
- a CDS encoding TrpB-like pyridoxal phosphate-dependent enzyme is translated as MASNGDSQTKYLLSEAEMPTAWYNLQADLPNPAPPLHPGTGQPIGPADLAPLFPMALIEQEVSTERWIEIPEEVQAVYRLWRPTPLYRARRLEKALGTPARIFYKYEGTSPAGSHKPNTAVAQAYYNKQEGIKRLTTETGAGQWGSALAMACAFFGLELKVYMVKVSYEQKPYRRALMEAWGATCVPSPSTDTESGRRILAADPNSRGSLGIAISEAVEDAASRDDTHYSLGSVLNHVLLHQTVIGQEAQKQLAMADAEPDIIIGCAGGGSNFAGLSFPFVREKLLGKEIRIVAVEPAACPTLTRGVYAYDFGDTGQMTPLLKMHTLGHSFMPAAIHAGGLRYHGMAPLVSLLYEQGLIEAVALPQTKVFEAAVQFARTEGLVPAPESAHAVRAAIDEALRCKETGEAKTILFGLSGHGNFDMAAYEAYFAGQLMDYAHPQEEIEAALAGLPAVGN